One Prunus dulcis chromosome 8, ALMONDv2, whole genome shotgun sequence DNA window includes the following coding sequences:
- the LOC117636890 gene encoding nodulin homeobox isoform X2 — protein sequence MRHAKEEPSCSGAQVIDLVSAVKELHGLNSQELNKLLKESDNFTIHYVTEKGSILKKIDAEKLAGFLPLHLIAVLMSSDRDEALFRYLSCGIRLLHSLCDLAPRHAKLEQVLLDDVKVSEQLLDLVFYILIIFGGYEQKNHSFGGAPLMYSALVACSLHLLTGCISSQWQDLVQVLLAHPKVDIFMDAAFGAVCVSIKFLNIKLSAQHDEFCTKSSLTTEQIVHSLCQQCEASLQFLQLMCQQKLFRERLLRNKELSGKGGVLFLAQAILKLNAVPQFAASARVVAAVSRLKARILSILLNLSEADSISYLDEVANSPGSLDLAKSVALEILELLKTAIGKDPKCFAACSDRSYPMGLLQLNAMRLADIFSDDSNFRSYITVYFTKVLTAIFSLPHGDFLTSWCSSEHPEKEEDGSIEYDSFATAGWVLDVFSSIDLQNSPTLECTVTPISVTQASYSHQRTALFVKIIANLHCFIPTICEEQERNLFVNKFLECLQMDLSNSLPGFSFASDTPKPATVCRNLRSLLSHAESLIPNFLNEEDVQLLRVFSKQLQALITSTEFEENRVQEKKHEESIYRDKFAKLNISDHHQEAQSTGGCSPPLLSKQPPNLNNRSGNLEEMSENSAFQDVDQVDANSVHMDQGNDVMREDKGISGGSASGRFGAIDLDAHNVETSGSDTSSTRGKNAVDQMENSEFPKPSAHIKESGYGGTAEDEKVETVQCEEKQRRKRKRTIMNDTQVELIERALLDEPDMQRNAASIQSWAEKLSFHGSEVTCPQLKNWLNNRKARLARTAKDVRPAPEADNALQDKQGGRGLRSNNSPDTPGGDASSQLNVRRDPQIMLRTGIREISETNVAEAAAPRGPAEFDLCKQGDSIGLMGANGEEIGRGKVFQVRGQWYGRNLEELRAYVVDVKDLKARRATRLPHPSVATGVSFEEAETKIGVMRVLWDSNMTFTLRPKRAL from the exons ATGAGACATGCTAAGGAAGAGCCGTCATGTAGTGGTGCACAA GTTATTGACTTAGTTTCAGCGGTGAAGGAGTTACATGGGCTTAACTCTCAGGAACTTAATAAATTACTGAAGGAATCTGATAATTTTACTATTCACTATGTTACTGAAAAAGGATCAATATTGAAAAAG ATCGATGCAGAAAAGCTTGCAGGCTTTCTTCCTCTGCACCTTATTGCAGTGCTTATGTCTTCTGACAGAGACGAAGCTCTGTTCAGATACCTATCATGCGGCATTAGGCTCTTGCACTCCTTGTGTGATTTAGCACCTCGACATGCCAAACTTGAACAG GTTCTGCTAGATGATGTAAAAGTGTCAGAACAGCTGCTTGACCTGGTGTTTTATATACTAATCATTTTTGGTGGTTATGAACAG AAAAATCACAGTTTTGGTGGGGCACCCCTGATGTATTCTGCACTGGTTGCGTGCAGTCTACATCTACTAACAGGTTGTATATCTTCGCAATGGCAAGATCTTGTTCAAGTATTGCTTGCACATCCTAAG GTTGACATATTTATGGATGCAGCTTTTGGAGCAGTTTGTGTTTCCATTAAGTTTCTGAATATCAAGCTGTCAGCTCAACATGATGAGTTCTGTACAAAATCAAGTTTGACTACCGAACAAATAGTGCACTCTCTATGCCAGCAATGCGAAGCCTCTTTACAGTTTCTTCAATTGATGTGCCAGCAAAAATTGTTTCGGGAACGGTTACTCAGGAATAAG GAATTATCTGGAAAGGGTGGTGTTCTATTTTTGGCTCAAGCCATCTTGAAGCTAAACGCCGTGCCTCAATTTGCAGCATCTGCTAGAGTTGTGGCTGCTGTATCTAGGCTGAAAGCTAGAATACTTTCAATT CTGTTGAATCTGAGTGAAGCAGACAGCATTTCTTACCTGGACGAAGTTGCCAACTCGCCAGGAAGCCTGGATTTGGCAAAGTCAGTCGCATTGGAG ATTCTTGAGTTATTGAAGACTGCTATTGGCAAAGATCCCAAATGTTTTGCTGCCTGTTCTGATAGAAGTTACCCAATGGGGCTTTTGCAACTCAATGCAATGCGCCTAGCTGATATATTTTCCGatgattcaaattttagatctTACATTACAGTATATTTT ACTAAAGTGCTGACTGCAATATTTTCGCTCCCTCATGGAGATTTTTTAACCAGTTGGTGTTCTTCTGAACACCctgaaaaggaagaagatggcaGTATTGAGTATGATTCATTTGCAACAGCTGGGTGGGTTTTGGATGTATTTTCATCAATTGACCTACAAAATTCACCAACTTTAGAATGTACTGTTACTCCCATTAGTGTGACCCAGGCTTCCTACTCACATCAGAGAACAGCAttatttgtgaaaataattgcaAATCTCCATTGTTTTATTCCCACTATCTGTGAAG AACAGGAGAGGAACCTTTTTGTTAACAAGTTTCTGGAGTGCTTGCAAATGGATCTATCTAACTCGTTGCCTGGATTTTCCTTTGCTTCTGATACTCCGAAACCTGCGACTGTTTGCAGAAATCTAC GCTCGTTGCTAAGTCATGCAGAATcattaattcctaattttttgAATGAGGAGGACGTACAGCTCCTAAG GGTTTTCTCTAAGCAATTACAAGCATTGATCACTTCGActgaatttgaagaaaaccGAGTTCAG GAGAAGAAACACGAGGAGTCAATATATAGGGATAAATTTGCTAAACTCAACATCAGTGATCATCATCAG GAGGCTCAGAGTACTGGAGGATGCTCGCCACCTTTATTGAGTAAACAACCTCCTAATCTTAATAATAGAAGTGGTAATCTAGAGGAAATGTCTGAGAATTCTGCTTTTCAAGACGTGGACCAAGTTGATGCAAACAGTGTGCATATGGATCAGGGGAATGATGTAATGAGGGAAGACAAAGGTATATCTGGTGGGAGTGCATCTGGACGTTTTGGAGCCATCGACCTAGATGCTCATAATGTTGAAACCAGTGGTTCAGACACAAGCTCAACAAGAGGGAAAAATGCTGTAGATCAGATGGAAAACAGTGAATTCCCAAAGCCGAGTGCACACATAAAAGAAAGTGGATATGGAGGAACCGCAGAGGATGAAAAGGTTGAAACTGTTCAGTGTGAGGAAAAGCAGCGAAGGAAACGGAAACGAACAATAATGAATGATACACAGGTGGAACTTATTGAGAGAGCCCTATTAGATGAACCTGATATGCAGCGAAATGCAGCCTCAATACAATCATGGGCTGAGAAATTAAGTTTTCAT GGTTCCGAGGTTACATGTCCACAGCTTAAAAATTG GTTAAACAATCGAAAAGCCAGGCTAGCCCGCACAGCTAAGGATGTTCGTCCAGCACCTGAGGCTGACAATGCGTTGCAAGACAAGCAAGGTGGGCGAGGACTAAGGTCCAACAACTCACCTGATACCCCTGGTGGTGATGCTTCCAGCCAACTAAATGTGAGGAGAGATCCTCAAATCATGTTGAGAACCGGTATCAGGGAGATCTCTGAGACTAACGTGGCAGAAGCCGCTGCCCCCCGTGGTCCTGCAGAATTTGATCTGTGCAAGCAAGGCGACTCTATCGGCCTCATGGGTGCAAATGGAGAGGAGATTGGGAGAGGAAAGGTGTTTCAGGTGCGTGGCCAATGGTATGGAAGAAACTTGGAGGAGTTGAGGGCATACGTTGTGGATGTTAAAGACCTAAAAGCTAGAAGAGCAACGAGGCTTCCGCACCCGTCTGTAGCCACAGGTGTCTCATTTGAGGAGGCTGAAACAAAGATTGGCGTAATGAGAGTGTTATGGGATTCAAACATGACTTTCACATTGCGTCCTAAACGAGCACTGTAA
- the LOC117636890 gene encoding nodulin homeobox isoform X3 — MFCRMRHAKEEPSCSGAQVIDLVSAVKELHGLNSQELNKLLKESDNFTIHYVTEKGSILKKIDAEKLAGFLPLHLIAVLMSSDRDEALFRYLSCGIRLLHSLCDLAPRHAKLEQVLLDDVKVSEQLLDLVFYILIIFGGYEQKNHSFGGAPLMYSALVACSLHLLTGCISSQWQDLVQVLLAHPKVDIFMDAAFGAVCVSIKFLNIKLSAQHDEFCTKSSLTTEQIVHSLCQQCEASLQFLQLMCQQKLFRERLLRNKELSGKGGVLFLAQAILKLNAVPQFAASARVVAAVSRLKARILSILLNLSEADSISYLDEVANSPGSLDLAKSVALEILELLKTAIGKDPKCFAACSDRSYPMGLLQLNAMRLADIFSDDSNFRSYITVYFTKVLTAIFSLPHGDFLTSWCSSEHPEKEEDGSIEYDSFATAGWVLDVFSSIDLQNSPTLECTVTPISVTQASYSHQRTALFVKIIANLHCFIPTICEEQERNLFVNKFLECLQMDLSNSLPGFSFASDTPKPATVCRNLRSLLSHAESLIPNFLNEEDVQLLRVFSKQLQALITSTEFEENRVQEKKHEESIYRDKFAKLNISDHHQGNDVMREDKGISGGSASGRFGAIDLDAHNVETSGSDTSSTRGKNAVDQMENSEFPKPSAHIKESGYGGTAEDEKVETVQCEEKQRRKRKRTIMNDTQVELIERALLDEPDMQRNAASIQSWAEKLSFHGSEVTCPQLKNWLNNRKARLARTAKDVRPAPEADNALQDKQGGRGLRSNNSPDTPGGDASSQLNVRRDPQIMLRTGIREISETNVAEAAAPRGPAEFDLCKQGDSIGLMGANGEEIGRGKVFQVRGQWYGRNLEELRAYVVDVKDLKARRATRLPHPSVATGVSFEEAETKIGVMRVLWDSNMTFTLRPKRAL, encoded by the exons AT GTTTTGTAGAATGAGACATGCTAAGGAAGAGCCGTCATGTAGTGGTGCACAA GTTATTGACTTAGTTTCAGCGGTGAAGGAGTTACATGGGCTTAACTCTCAGGAACTTAATAAATTACTGAAGGAATCTGATAATTTTACTATTCACTATGTTACTGAAAAAGGATCAATATTGAAAAAG ATCGATGCAGAAAAGCTTGCAGGCTTTCTTCCTCTGCACCTTATTGCAGTGCTTATGTCTTCTGACAGAGACGAAGCTCTGTTCAGATACCTATCATGCGGCATTAGGCTCTTGCACTCCTTGTGTGATTTAGCACCTCGACATGCCAAACTTGAACAG GTTCTGCTAGATGATGTAAAAGTGTCAGAACAGCTGCTTGACCTGGTGTTTTATATACTAATCATTTTTGGTGGTTATGAACAG AAAAATCACAGTTTTGGTGGGGCACCCCTGATGTATTCTGCACTGGTTGCGTGCAGTCTACATCTACTAACAGGTTGTATATCTTCGCAATGGCAAGATCTTGTTCAAGTATTGCTTGCACATCCTAAG GTTGACATATTTATGGATGCAGCTTTTGGAGCAGTTTGTGTTTCCATTAAGTTTCTGAATATCAAGCTGTCAGCTCAACATGATGAGTTCTGTACAAAATCAAGTTTGACTACCGAACAAATAGTGCACTCTCTATGCCAGCAATGCGAAGCCTCTTTACAGTTTCTTCAATTGATGTGCCAGCAAAAATTGTTTCGGGAACGGTTACTCAGGAATAAG GAATTATCTGGAAAGGGTGGTGTTCTATTTTTGGCTCAAGCCATCTTGAAGCTAAACGCCGTGCCTCAATTTGCAGCATCTGCTAGAGTTGTGGCTGCTGTATCTAGGCTGAAAGCTAGAATACTTTCAATT CTGTTGAATCTGAGTGAAGCAGACAGCATTTCTTACCTGGACGAAGTTGCCAACTCGCCAGGAAGCCTGGATTTGGCAAAGTCAGTCGCATTGGAG ATTCTTGAGTTATTGAAGACTGCTATTGGCAAAGATCCCAAATGTTTTGCTGCCTGTTCTGATAGAAGTTACCCAATGGGGCTTTTGCAACTCAATGCAATGCGCCTAGCTGATATATTTTCCGatgattcaaattttagatctTACATTACAGTATATTTT ACTAAAGTGCTGACTGCAATATTTTCGCTCCCTCATGGAGATTTTTTAACCAGTTGGTGTTCTTCTGAACACCctgaaaaggaagaagatggcaGTATTGAGTATGATTCATTTGCAACAGCTGGGTGGGTTTTGGATGTATTTTCATCAATTGACCTACAAAATTCACCAACTTTAGAATGTACTGTTACTCCCATTAGTGTGACCCAGGCTTCCTACTCACATCAGAGAACAGCAttatttgtgaaaataattgcaAATCTCCATTGTTTTATTCCCACTATCTGTGAAG AACAGGAGAGGAACCTTTTTGTTAACAAGTTTCTGGAGTGCTTGCAAATGGATCTATCTAACTCGTTGCCTGGATTTTCCTTTGCTTCTGATACTCCGAAACCTGCGACTGTTTGCAGAAATCTAC GCTCGTTGCTAAGTCATGCAGAATcattaattcctaattttttgAATGAGGAGGACGTACAGCTCCTAAG GGTTTTCTCTAAGCAATTACAAGCATTGATCACTTCGActgaatttgaagaaaaccGAGTTCAG GAGAAGAAACACGAGGAGTCAATATATAGGGATAAATTTGCTAAACTCAACATCAGTGATCATCATCAG GGGAATGATGTAATGAGGGAAGACAAAGGTATATCTGGTGGGAGTGCATCTGGACGTTTTGGAGCCATCGACCTAGATGCTCATAATGTTGAAACCAGTGGTTCAGACACAAGCTCAACAAGAGGGAAAAATGCTGTAGATCAGATGGAAAACAGTGAATTCCCAAAGCCGAGTGCACACATAAAAGAAAGTGGATATGGAGGAACCGCAGAGGATGAAAAGGTTGAAACTGTTCAGTGTGAGGAAAAGCAGCGAAGGAAACGGAAACGAACAATAATGAATGATACACAGGTGGAACTTATTGAGAGAGCCCTATTAGATGAACCTGATATGCAGCGAAATGCAGCCTCAATACAATCATGGGCTGAGAAATTAAGTTTTCAT GGTTCCGAGGTTACATGTCCACAGCTTAAAAATTG GTTAAACAATCGAAAAGCCAGGCTAGCCCGCACAGCTAAGGATGTTCGTCCAGCACCTGAGGCTGACAATGCGTTGCAAGACAAGCAAGGTGGGCGAGGACTAAGGTCCAACAACTCACCTGATACCCCTGGTGGTGATGCTTCCAGCCAACTAAATGTGAGGAGAGATCCTCAAATCATGTTGAGAACCGGTATCAGGGAGATCTCTGAGACTAACGTGGCAGAAGCCGCTGCCCCCCGTGGTCCTGCAGAATTTGATCTGTGCAAGCAAGGCGACTCTATCGGCCTCATGGGTGCAAATGGAGAGGAGATTGGGAGAGGAAAGGTGTTTCAGGTGCGTGGCCAATGGTATGGAAGAAACTTGGAGGAGTTGAGGGCATACGTTGTGGATGTTAAAGACCTAAAAGCTAGAAGAGCAACGAGGCTTCCGCACCCGTCTGTAGCCACAGGTGTCTCATTTGAGGAGGCTGAAACAAAGATTGGCGTAATGAGAGTGTTATGGGATTCAAACATGACTTTCACATTGCGTCCTAAACGAGCACTGTAA
- the LOC117636890 gene encoding nodulin homeobox isoform X1: MFCRMRHAKEEPSCSGAQVIDLVSAVKELHGLNSQELNKLLKESDNFTIHYVTEKGSILKKIDAEKLAGFLPLHLIAVLMSSDRDEALFRYLSCGIRLLHSLCDLAPRHAKLEQVLLDDVKVSEQLLDLVFYILIIFGGYEQKNHSFGGAPLMYSALVACSLHLLTGCISSQWQDLVQVLLAHPKVDIFMDAAFGAVCVSIKFLNIKLSAQHDEFCTKSSLTTEQIVHSLCQQCEASLQFLQLMCQQKLFRERLLRNKELSGKGGVLFLAQAILKLNAVPQFAASARVVAAVSRLKARILSILLNLSEADSISYLDEVANSPGSLDLAKSVALEILELLKTAIGKDPKCFAACSDRSYPMGLLQLNAMRLADIFSDDSNFRSYITVYFTKVLTAIFSLPHGDFLTSWCSSEHPEKEEDGSIEYDSFATAGWVLDVFSSIDLQNSPTLECTVTPISVTQASYSHQRTALFVKIIANLHCFIPTICEEQERNLFVNKFLECLQMDLSNSLPGFSFASDTPKPATVCRNLRSLLSHAESLIPNFLNEEDVQLLRVFSKQLQALITSTEFEENRVQEKKHEESIYRDKFAKLNISDHHQEAQSTGGCSPPLLSKQPPNLNNRSGNLEEMSENSAFQDVDQVDANSVHMDQGNDVMREDKGISGGSASGRFGAIDLDAHNVETSGSDTSSTRGKNAVDQMENSEFPKPSAHIKESGYGGTAEDEKVETVQCEEKQRRKRKRTIMNDTQVELIERALLDEPDMQRNAASIQSWAEKLSFHGSEVTCPQLKNWLNNRKARLARTAKDVRPAPEADNALQDKQGGRGLRSNNSPDTPGGDASSQLNVRRDPQIMLRTGIREISETNVAEAAAPRGPAEFDLCKQGDSIGLMGANGEEIGRGKVFQVRGQWYGRNLEELRAYVVDVKDLKARRATRLPHPSVATGVSFEEAETKIGVMRVLWDSNMTFTLRPKRAL, encoded by the exons AT GTTTTGTAGAATGAGACATGCTAAGGAAGAGCCGTCATGTAGTGGTGCACAA GTTATTGACTTAGTTTCAGCGGTGAAGGAGTTACATGGGCTTAACTCTCAGGAACTTAATAAATTACTGAAGGAATCTGATAATTTTACTATTCACTATGTTACTGAAAAAGGATCAATATTGAAAAAG ATCGATGCAGAAAAGCTTGCAGGCTTTCTTCCTCTGCACCTTATTGCAGTGCTTATGTCTTCTGACAGAGACGAAGCTCTGTTCAGATACCTATCATGCGGCATTAGGCTCTTGCACTCCTTGTGTGATTTAGCACCTCGACATGCCAAACTTGAACAG GTTCTGCTAGATGATGTAAAAGTGTCAGAACAGCTGCTTGACCTGGTGTTTTATATACTAATCATTTTTGGTGGTTATGAACAG AAAAATCACAGTTTTGGTGGGGCACCCCTGATGTATTCTGCACTGGTTGCGTGCAGTCTACATCTACTAACAGGTTGTATATCTTCGCAATGGCAAGATCTTGTTCAAGTATTGCTTGCACATCCTAAG GTTGACATATTTATGGATGCAGCTTTTGGAGCAGTTTGTGTTTCCATTAAGTTTCTGAATATCAAGCTGTCAGCTCAACATGATGAGTTCTGTACAAAATCAAGTTTGACTACCGAACAAATAGTGCACTCTCTATGCCAGCAATGCGAAGCCTCTTTACAGTTTCTTCAATTGATGTGCCAGCAAAAATTGTTTCGGGAACGGTTACTCAGGAATAAG GAATTATCTGGAAAGGGTGGTGTTCTATTTTTGGCTCAAGCCATCTTGAAGCTAAACGCCGTGCCTCAATTTGCAGCATCTGCTAGAGTTGTGGCTGCTGTATCTAGGCTGAAAGCTAGAATACTTTCAATT CTGTTGAATCTGAGTGAAGCAGACAGCATTTCTTACCTGGACGAAGTTGCCAACTCGCCAGGAAGCCTGGATTTGGCAAAGTCAGTCGCATTGGAG ATTCTTGAGTTATTGAAGACTGCTATTGGCAAAGATCCCAAATGTTTTGCTGCCTGTTCTGATAGAAGTTACCCAATGGGGCTTTTGCAACTCAATGCAATGCGCCTAGCTGATATATTTTCCGatgattcaaattttagatctTACATTACAGTATATTTT ACTAAAGTGCTGACTGCAATATTTTCGCTCCCTCATGGAGATTTTTTAACCAGTTGGTGTTCTTCTGAACACCctgaaaaggaagaagatggcaGTATTGAGTATGATTCATTTGCAACAGCTGGGTGGGTTTTGGATGTATTTTCATCAATTGACCTACAAAATTCACCAACTTTAGAATGTACTGTTACTCCCATTAGTGTGACCCAGGCTTCCTACTCACATCAGAGAACAGCAttatttgtgaaaataattgcaAATCTCCATTGTTTTATTCCCACTATCTGTGAAG AACAGGAGAGGAACCTTTTTGTTAACAAGTTTCTGGAGTGCTTGCAAATGGATCTATCTAACTCGTTGCCTGGATTTTCCTTTGCTTCTGATACTCCGAAACCTGCGACTGTTTGCAGAAATCTAC GCTCGTTGCTAAGTCATGCAGAATcattaattcctaattttttgAATGAGGAGGACGTACAGCTCCTAAG GGTTTTCTCTAAGCAATTACAAGCATTGATCACTTCGActgaatttgaagaaaaccGAGTTCAG GAGAAGAAACACGAGGAGTCAATATATAGGGATAAATTTGCTAAACTCAACATCAGTGATCATCATCAG GAGGCTCAGAGTACTGGAGGATGCTCGCCACCTTTATTGAGTAAACAACCTCCTAATCTTAATAATAGAAGTGGTAATCTAGAGGAAATGTCTGAGAATTCTGCTTTTCAAGACGTGGACCAAGTTGATGCAAACAGTGTGCATATGGATCAGGGGAATGATGTAATGAGGGAAGACAAAGGTATATCTGGTGGGAGTGCATCTGGACGTTTTGGAGCCATCGACCTAGATGCTCATAATGTTGAAACCAGTGGTTCAGACACAAGCTCAACAAGAGGGAAAAATGCTGTAGATCAGATGGAAAACAGTGAATTCCCAAAGCCGAGTGCACACATAAAAGAAAGTGGATATGGAGGAACCGCAGAGGATGAAAAGGTTGAAACTGTTCAGTGTGAGGAAAAGCAGCGAAGGAAACGGAAACGAACAATAATGAATGATACACAGGTGGAACTTATTGAGAGAGCCCTATTAGATGAACCTGATATGCAGCGAAATGCAGCCTCAATACAATCATGGGCTGAGAAATTAAGTTTTCAT GGTTCCGAGGTTACATGTCCACAGCTTAAAAATTG GTTAAACAATCGAAAAGCCAGGCTAGCCCGCACAGCTAAGGATGTTCGTCCAGCACCTGAGGCTGACAATGCGTTGCAAGACAAGCAAGGTGGGCGAGGACTAAGGTCCAACAACTCACCTGATACCCCTGGTGGTGATGCTTCCAGCCAACTAAATGTGAGGAGAGATCCTCAAATCATGTTGAGAACCGGTATCAGGGAGATCTCTGAGACTAACGTGGCAGAAGCCGCTGCCCCCCGTGGTCCTGCAGAATTTGATCTGTGCAAGCAAGGCGACTCTATCGGCCTCATGGGTGCAAATGGAGAGGAGATTGGGAGAGGAAAGGTGTTTCAGGTGCGTGGCCAATGGTATGGAAGAAACTTGGAGGAGTTGAGGGCATACGTTGTGGATGTTAAAGACCTAAAAGCTAGAAGAGCAACGAGGCTTCCGCACCCGTCTGTAGCCACAGGTGTCTCATTTGAGGAGGCTGAAACAAAGATTGGCGTAATGAGAGTGTTATGGGATTCAAACATGACTTTCACATTGCGTCCTAAACGAGCACTGTAA
- the LOC117636890 gene encoding nodulin homeobox isoform X4 gives MNSFGGAPLMYSALVACSLHLLTGCISSQWQDLVQVLLAHPKVDIFMDAAFGAVCVSIKFLNIKLSAQHDEFCTKSSLTTEQIVHSLCQQCEASLQFLQLMCQQKLFRERLLRNKELSGKGGVLFLAQAILKLNAVPQFAASARVVAAVSRLKARILSILLNLSEADSISYLDEVANSPGSLDLAKSVALEILELLKTAIGKDPKCFAACSDRSYPMGLLQLNAMRLADIFSDDSNFRSYITVYFTKVLTAIFSLPHGDFLTSWCSSEHPEKEEDGSIEYDSFATAGWVLDVFSSIDLQNSPTLECTVTPISVTQASYSHQRTALFVKIIANLHCFIPTICEEQERNLFVNKFLECLQMDLSNSLPGFSFASDTPKPATVCRNLRSLLSHAESLIPNFLNEEDVQLLRVFSKQLQALITSTEFEENRVQEKKHEESIYRDKFAKLNISDHHQEAQSTGGCSPPLLSKQPPNLNNRSGNLEEMSENSAFQDVDQVDANSVHMDQGNDVMREDKGISGGSASGRFGAIDLDAHNVETSGSDTSSTRGKNAVDQMENSEFPKPSAHIKESGYGGTAEDEKVETVQCEEKQRRKRKRTIMNDTQVELIERALLDEPDMQRNAASIQSWAEKLSFHGSEVTCPQLKNWLNNRKARLARTAKDVRPAPEADNALQDKQGGRGLRSNNSPDTPGGDASSQLNVRRDPQIMLRTGIREISETNVAEAAAPRGPAEFDLCKQGDSIGLMGANGEEIGRGKVFQVRGQWYGRNLEELRAYVVDVKDLKARRATRLPHPSVATGVSFEEAETKIGVMRVLWDSNMTFTLRPKRAL, from the exons ATGAACAG TTTTGGTGGGGCACCCCTGATGTATTCTGCACTGGTTGCGTGCAGTCTACATCTACTAACAGGTTGTATATCTTCGCAATGGCAAGATCTTGTTCAAGTATTGCTTGCACATCCTAAG GTTGACATATTTATGGATGCAGCTTTTGGAGCAGTTTGTGTTTCCATTAAGTTTCTGAATATCAAGCTGTCAGCTCAACATGATGAGTTCTGTACAAAATCAAGTTTGACTACCGAACAAATAGTGCACTCTCTATGCCAGCAATGCGAAGCCTCTTTACAGTTTCTTCAATTGATGTGCCAGCAAAAATTGTTTCGGGAACGGTTACTCAGGAATAAG GAATTATCTGGAAAGGGTGGTGTTCTATTTTTGGCTCAAGCCATCTTGAAGCTAAACGCCGTGCCTCAATTTGCAGCATCTGCTAGAGTTGTGGCTGCTGTATCTAGGCTGAAAGCTAGAATACTTTCAATT CTGTTGAATCTGAGTGAAGCAGACAGCATTTCTTACCTGGACGAAGTTGCCAACTCGCCAGGAAGCCTGGATTTGGCAAAGTCAGTCGCATTGGAG ATTCTTGAGTTATTGAAGACTGCTATTGGCAAAGATCCCAAATGTTTTGCTGCCTGTTCTGATAGAAGTTACCCAATGGGGCTTTTGCAACTCAATGCAATGCGCCTAGCTGATATATTTTCCGatgattcaaattttagatctTACATTACAGTATATTTT ACTAAAGTGCTGACTGCAATATTTTCGCTCCCTCATGGAGATTTTTTAACCAGTTGGTGTTCTTCTGAACACCctgaaaaggaagaagatggcaGTATTGAGTATGATTCATTTGCAACAGCTGGGTGGGTTTTGGATGTATTTTCATCAATTGACCTACAAAATTCACCAACTTTAGAATGTACTGTTACTCCCATTAGTGTGACCCAGGCTTCCTACTCACATCAGAGAACAGCAttatttgtgaaaataattgcaAATCTCCATTGTTTTATTCCCACTATCTGTGAAG AACAGGAGAGGAACCTTTTTGTTAACAAGTTTCTGGAGTGCTTGCAAATGGATCTATCTAACTCGTTGCCTGGATTTTCCTTTGCTTCTGATACTCCGAAACCTGCGACTGTTTGCAGAAATCTAC GCTCGTTGCTAAGTCATGCAGAATcattaattcctaattttttgAATGAGGAGGACGTACAGCTCCTAAG GGTTTTCTCTAAGCAATTACAAGCATTGATCACTTCGActgaatttgaagaaaaccGAGTTCAG GAGAAGAAACACGAGGAGTCAATATATAGGGATAAATTTGCTAAACTCAACATCAGTGATCATCATCAG GAGGCTCAGAGTACTGGAGGATGCTCGCCACCTTTATTGAGTAAACAACCTCCTAATCTTAATAATAGAAGTGGTAATCTAGAGGAAATGTCTGAGAATTCTGCTTTTCAAGACGTGGACCAAGTTGATGCAAACAGTGTGCATATGGATCAGGGGAATGATGTAATGAGGGAAGACAAAGGTATATCTGGTGGGAGTGCATCTGGACGTTTTGGAGCCATCGACCTAGATGCTCATAATGTTGAAACCAGTGGTTCAGACACAAGCTCAACAAGAGGGAAAAATGCTGTAGATCAGATGGAAAACAGTGAATTCCCAAAGCCGAGTGCACACATAAAAGAAAGTGGATATGGAGGAACCGCAGAGGATGAAAAGGTTGAAACTGTTCAGTGTGAGGAAAAGCAGCGAAGGAAACGGAAACGAACAATAATGAATGATACACAGGTGGAACTTATTGAGAGAGCCCTATTAGATGAACCTGATATGCAGCGAAATGCAGCCTCAATACAATCATGGGCTGAGAAATTAAGTTTTCAT GGTTCCGAGGTTACATGTCCACAGCTTAAAAATTG GTTAAACAATCGAAAAGCCAGGCTAGCCCGCACAGCTAAGGATGTTCGTCCAGCACCTGAGGCTGACAATGCGTTGCAAGACAAGCAAGGTGGGCGAGGACTAAGGTCCAACAACTCACCTGATACCCCTGGTGGTGATGCTTCCAGCCAACTAAATGTGAGGAGAGATCCTCAAATCATGTTGAGAACCGGTATCAGGGAGATCTCTGAGACTAACGTGGCAGAAGCCGCTGCCCCCCGTGGTCCTGCAGAATTTGATCTGTGCAAGCAAGGCGACTCTATCGGCCTCATGGGTGCAAATGGAGAGGAGATTGGGAGAGGAAAGGTGTTTCAGGTGCGTGGCCAATGGTATGGAAGAAACTTGGAGGAGTTGAGGGCATACGTTGTGGATGTTAAAGACCTAAAAGCTAGAAGAGCAACGAGGCTTCCGCACCCGTCTGTAGCCACAGGTGTCTCATTTGAGGAGGCTGAAACAAAGATTGGCGTAATGAGAGTGTTATGGGATTCAAACATGACTTTCACATTGCGTCCTAAACGAGCACTGTAA